The following proteins come from a genomic window of Phacochoerus africanus isolate WHEZ1 chromosome 9, ROS_Pafr_v1, whole genome shotgun sequence:
- the NEIL1 gene encoding endonuclease 8-like 1 isoform X2 codes for MPEGPELHLASHFVNEACRELVFGGCVEKSPVSRNPEVPFESSAYHISALARGKELRLTLSPLPGAQPPQEPLALVFRFGMTGSFQLVPRDALPPHAHLRFYTAPPSPQLALCFVDIRRFGRWELGGEWDPSRGPCVLLEYEQFRENVLRNLADKAFDQPICEALLDQRFFNGIGNYLRAEILYRLRIPPFEKARTVLEALQRHRLSPELTLSQKIKAKLQNPDLLELCHSVPKEVVQLGGKGYGLESREEDFAAFRAWLRCYGTPGMNSLRDRHGRTIWFQGDPGPLAPKGGKSRKKKSKGAQQGPEDRVEDPTLQNKAPLRTRRAQRGLEQSTAQQPKGVSLQQDPETPLVPEKGKRRRRQATSGRRRPRKIMGDTPSLEPEGTSAS; via the exons ATGCCTGAGGGCCCTGAGCTGCATCTGGCCAGCCACTTCGTGAACGAAGCATGCAGGGAGCTGGTGTTTGGCGGGTGTGTGGAGAAGTCACCTGTCAGCCGCAACCCTGAGGTGCCCTTTGAGAGCAGTGCCTACCACATCTCAGCCCTGGCCCGAGGCAAGGAGCTGCGCCTGACGCTGAGCCCCCTGCCTGGGGCCCAGCCCCCACAGGAGCCATTGGCCCTTGTCTTCCGCTTTGGCATGACCGGCTCCTTCCAGCTGGTGCCCAGAGATGCACTGCCGCCCCATGCCCACCTGCGCTTTTACACGGCTCCACCCAGCCCCCAACTTGCCCTCTGCTTCGTGGACATCCGTCGCTTCGGCCGCTGGGAACTTGGAGGcgagtgggatccaagccgtgggCCGTGTGTTCTGCTGGAGTATGAGCAGTTCAG GGAGAATGTGTTACGAAACCTAGCAGACAAGGCCTTTGACCAGCCCATTTGTGAGGCCCTCTTGGACCAGAGGTTCTTCAATGGCATTGGCAACTATCTGCGGGCAGAGATCCTATACCG GCTGAGGATACCCCCCTTTGAGAAGGCCCGCACGGTTCTGGAGGCACTGCAGCGGCACAGGCTG AGTCCAGAGCTGACCCTGAGCCAGAAGATCAAGGCCAAGCTGCAGAACCCAGACCTGCTGGAGCTGTGCCACTCAGTGCCCAAGGAAGTGGTCCAGCTTG GGGGCAAAGGCTATGGGCTGGAGAGCAGGGAGGAGGACTTTGCTGCCTTCCGAGCCTGGCTGCGGTGTTATGGCACACCGGGCATGAACTCCCTGCGGGACCGGCATGGCCGCACCATCTGGTTCCAG GGGGATCCTGGACCCCTGGCACCCAAAG GGGGCAAGTCCCGCAAGAAGAAATCCAAGGGAGCACAGCAGGGCCCTGAGGACAGAGTGGAG GATCCTACACTTCAAAACAAGGCCCCTTTAAGGACACGAAGGGCACAGAGAGGCCTTGAGCAGAGTACAGCCCAGCAGCCCAAGGGGGTCAGCCTCCAACAGGACCCAGAAACCCCcctagtccctgagaaagggaagaggaggaggcgaCAGGCAACCTCAG GCCGCCGCAGGCCCCGAAAGATCATGGGTGACACCCCATCCTTGGAGCCTGAGGGGACATCAGCTTCTTAA
- the NEIL1 gene encoding endonuclease 8-like 1 isoform X4, with product MPEGPELHLASHFVNEACRELVFGGCVEKSPVSRNPEVPFESSAYHISALARGKELRLTLSPLPGAQPPQEPLALVFRFGMTGSFQLVPRDALPPHAHLRFYTAPPSPQLALCFVDIRRFGRWELGGEWDPSRGPCVLLEYEQFRENVLRNLADKAFDQPICEALLDQRFFNGIGNYLRAEILYRLRIPPFEKARTVLEALQRHRLSPELTLSQKIKAKLQNPDLLELCHSVPKEVVQLGGKGYGLESREEDFAAFRAWLRCYGTPGMNSLRDRHGRTIWFQGDPGPLAPKGRRRPRKIMGDTPSLEPEGTSAS from the exons ATGCCTGAGGGCCCTGAGCTGCATCTGGCCAGCCACTTCGTGAACGAAGCATGCAGGGAGCTGGTGTTTGGCGGGTGTGTGGAGAAGTCACCTGTCAGCCGCAACCCTGAGGTGCCCTTTGAGAGCAGTGCCTACCACATCTCAGCCCTGGCCCGAGGCAAGGAGCTGCGCCTGACGCTGAGCCCCCTGCCTGGGGCCCAGCCCCCACAGGAGCCATTGGCCCTTGTCTTCCGCTTTGGCATGACCGGCTCCTTCCAGCTGGTGCCCAGAGATGCACTGCCGCCCCATGCCCACCTGCGCTTTTACACGGCTCCACCCAGCCCCCAACTTGCCCTCTGCTTCGTGGACATCCGTCGCTTCGGCCGCTGGGAACTTGGAGGcgagtgggatccaagccgtgggCCGTGTGTTCTGCTGGAGTATGAGCAGTTCAG GGAGAATGTGTTACGAAACCTAGCAGACAAGGCCTTTGACCAGCCCATTTGTGAGGCCCTCTTGGACCAGAGGTTCTTCAATGGCATTGGCAACTATCTGCGGGCAGAGATCCTATACCG GCTGAGGATACCCCCCTTTGAGAAGGCCCGCACGGTTCTGGAGGCACTGCAGCGGCACAGGCTG AGTCCAGAGCTGACCCTGAGCCAGAAGATCAAGGCCAAGCTGCAGAACCCAGACCTGCTGGAGCTGTGCCACTCAGTGCCCAAGGAAGTGGTCCAGCTTG GGGGCAAAGGCTATGGGCTGGAGAGCAGGGAGGAGGACTTTGCTGCCTTCCGAGCCTGGCTGCGGTGTTATGGCACACCGGGCATGAACTCCCTGCGGGACCGGCATGGCCGCACCATCTGGTTCCAG GGGGATCCTGGACCCCTGGCACCCAAAG GCCGCCGCAGGCCCCGAAAGATCATGGGTGACACCCCATCCTTGGAGCCTGAGGGGACATCAGCTTCTTAA
- the NEIL1 gene encoding endonuclease 8-like 1 isoform X3 codes for MPEGPELHLASHFVNEACRELVFGGCVEKSPVSRNPEVPFESSAYHISALARGKELRLTLSPLPGAQPPQEPLALVFRFGMTGSFQLVPRDALPPHAHLRFYTAPPSPQLALCFVDIRRFGRWELGGEWDPSRGPCVLLEYEQFRENVLRNLADKAFDQPICEALLDQRFFNGIGNYLRAEILYRLRIPPFEKARTVLEALQRHRLSPELTLSQKIKAKLQNPDLLELCHSVPKEVVQLGGKGYGLESREEDFAAFRAWLRCYGTPGMNSLRDRHGRTIWFQGDPGPLAPKGGKSRKKKSKGAQQGPEDRVEDPTLQNKAPLRTRRAQRGLEQSTAQQPKGVSLQQDPETPLVPEKGKRRRPPQAPKDHG; via the exons ATGCCTGAGGGCCCTGAGCTGCATCTGGCCAGCCACTTCGTGAACGAAGCATGCAGGGAGCTGGTGTTTGGCGGGTGTGTGGAGAAGTCACCTGTCAGCCGCAACCCTGAGGTGCCCTTTGAGAGCAGTGCCTACCACATCTCAGCCCTGGCCCGAGGCAAGGAGCTGCGCCTGACGCTGAGCCCCCTGCCTGGGGCCCAGCCCCCACAGGAGCCATTGGCCCTTGTCTTCCGCTTTGGCATGACCGGCTCCTTCCAGCTGGTGCCCAGAGATGCACTGCCGCCCCATGCCCACCTGCGCTTTTACACGGCTCCACCCAGCCCCCAACTTGCCCTCTGCTTCGTGGACATCCGTCGCTTCGGCCGCTGGGAACTTGGAGGcgagtgggatccaagccgtgggCCGTGTGTTCTGCTGGAGTATGAGCAGTTCAG GGAGAATGTGTTACGAAACCTAGCAGACAAGGCCTTTGACCAGCCCATTTGTGAGGCCCTCTTGGACCAGAGGTTCTTCAATGGCATTGGCAACTATCTGCGGGCAGAGATCCTATACCG GCTGAGGATACCCCCCTTTGAGAAGGCCCGCACGGTTCTGGAGGCACTGCAGCGGCACAGGCTG AGTCCAGAGCTGACCCTGAGCCAGAAGATCAAGGCCAAGCTGCAGAACCCAGACCTGCTGGAGCTGTGCCACTCAGTGCCCAAGGAAGTGGTCCAGCTTG GGGGCAAAGGCTATGGGCTGGAGAGCAGGGAGGAGGACTTTGCTGCCTTCCGAGCCTGGCTGCGGTGTTATGGCACACCGGGCATGAACTCCCTGCGGGACCGGCATGGCCGCACCATCTGGTTCCAG GGGGATCCTGGACCCCTGGCACCCAAAG GGGGCAAGTCCCGCAAGAAGAAATCCAAGGGAGCACAGCAGGGCCCTGAGGACAGAGTGGAG GATCCTACACTTCAAAACAAGGCCCCTTTAAGGACACGAAGGGCACAGAGAGGCCTTGAGCAGAGTACAGCCCAGCAGCCCAAGGGGGTCAGCCTCCAACAGGACCCAGAAACCCCcctagtccctgagaaagggaagaggaggag GCCGCCGCAGGCCCCGAAAGATCATGGGTGA
- the NEIL1 gene encoding endonuclease 8-like 1 isoform X1 translates to MPEGPELHLASHFVNEACRELVFGGCVEKSPVSRNPEVPFESSAYHISALARGKELRLTLSPLPGAQPPQEPLALVFRFGMTGSFQLVPRDALPPHAHLRFYTAPPSPQLALCFVDIRRFGRWELGGEWDPSRGPCVLLEYEQFRENVLRNLADKAFDQPICEALLDQRFFNGIGNYLRAEILYRLRIPPFEKARTVLEALQRHRLSPELTLSQKIKAKLQNPDLLELCHSVPKEVVQLGGKGYGLESREEDFAAFRAWLRCYGTPGMNSLRDRHGRTIWFQGDPGPLAPKGGKSRKKKSKGAQQGPEDRVEDPTLQNKAPLRTRRAQRGLEQSTAQQPKGVSLQQDPETPLVPEKGKRRRRQATSGRPFVVASSSREGRGTTKTSFPGEEGLAASAVGGSWRGCPQPAI, encoded by the exons ATGCCTGAGGGCCCTGAGCTGCATCTGGCCAGCCACTTCGTGAACGAAGCATGCAGGGAGCTGGTGTTTGGCGGGTGTGTGGAGAAGTCACCTGTCAGCCGCAACCCTGAGGTGCCCTTTGAGAGCAGTGCCTACCACATCTCAGCCCTGGCCCGAGGCAAGGAGCTGCGCCTGACGCTGAGCCCCCTGCCTGGGGCCCAGCCCCCACAGGAGCCATTGGCCCTTGTCTTCCGCTTTGGCATGACCGGCTCCTTCCAGCTGGTGCCCAGAGATGCACTGCCGCCCCATGCCCACCTGCGCTTTTACACGGCTCCACCCAGCCCCCAACTTGCCCTCTGCTTCGTGGACATCCGTCGCTTCGGCCGCTGGGAACTTGGAGGcgagtgggatccaagccgtgggCCGTGTGTTCTGCTGGAGTATGAGCAGTTCAG GGAGAATGTGTTACGAAACCTAGCAGACAAGGCCTTTGACCAGCCCATTTGTGAGGCCCTCTTGGACCAGAGGTTCTTCAATGGCATTGGCAACTATCTGCGGGCAGAGATCCTATACCG GCTGAGGATACCCCCCTTTGAGAAGGCCCGCACGGTTCTGGAGGCACTGCAGCGGCACAGGCTG AGTCCAGAGCTGACCCTGAGCCAGAAGATCAAGGCCAAGCTGCAGAACCCAGACCTGCTGGAGCTGTGCCACTCAGTGCCCAAGGAAGTGGTCCAGCTTG GGGGCAAAGGCTATGGGCTGGAGAGCAGGGAGGAGGACTTTGCTGCCTTCCGAGCCTGGCTGCGGTGTTATGGCACACCGGGCATGAACTCCCTGCGGGACCGGCATGGCCGCACCATCTGGTTCCAG GGGGATCCTGGACCCCTGGCACCCAAAG GGGGCAAGTCCCGCAAGAAGAAATCCAAGGGAGCACAGCAGGGCCCTGAGGACAGAGTGGAG GATCCTACACTTCAAAACAAGGCCCCTTTAAGGACACGAAGGGCACAGAGAGGCCTTGAGCAGAGTACAGCCCAGCAGCCCAAGGGGGTCAGCCTCCAACAGGACCCAGAAACCCCcctagtccctgagaaagggaagaggaggaggcgaCAGGCAACCTCAGGCAGGCCTTTTGTGGTGGCATCCTCCTCTAGAGAGGGAAGGGGCACCACCAAAACGAGCTTTccaggagaggaggggctggcagCTAGTGCAGTGGGAGGAAGCTGGCGGGGCTGTCCTCAGCCTGCAATCTGA
- the COMMD4 gene encoding COMM domain-containing protein 4 isoform X2, which produces MRFRFCGDLDCPDWVLAEISTLAKISSVKLRLLCSQVLKDLLGQGIDYEKILKLTADARFESGDVKATVAVLSFILSSAAKHSVDGESLSSELQQLGLPKEHAASLCRCYEEKQSPLQEHLRACSLRVNRLAGVGWRVDYTVSSSLLHSVEEPMVHLRLEVAAAAGAPAQPVAMSLSADKFQVLLAELKQAQALMSSLG; this is translated from the exons ATG AGGTTCCGGTTCTGTGGTGATCTGGACTGTCCTGACTGGGTCCTGGCAGAGATCAGCACGCTGGCCAAGATT TCCTCCGTGAAGCTGAGGCTGCTGTGTAGCCAGGTGCTGAAGGACCTTCTGGGACAGGGAATCGAT TACGAGAAGATCCTGAAGCTCACTGCTGATGCCAGGTTTG AGTCGGGCGATGTGAAGGCCACAGTGGCAGTGCTGAGTTTCATCCTCTCCAGCGCGGCCAAGCACAGTGTGGATGGCGAGTCCTTGTCCAgtgagctgcagcagctggggctgcCCAAAG AGCATGCGGCCAGCCTGTGTCGCTGTTACGAGGAGAAGCAAAGCCCCCTGCAGGAGCACCTTCGGGCCTGCAGCTTGCGAG TGAACAGGCTGGCAGGCGTGGGCTGGAGGGTGGACTACACCGTGAGCTCTAGCCTGCTGCACTCCGTGGAAGAGCCCATGGTGCACCTGCGGCTGGAGGTGGCAGCGGCTGCGGgtgccccagcccagcctgttGCCATGTCCCTCTCAGCAGACAAGTTCCAGGTCCTCCTGGCAG AACTGAAGCAGGCCCAGGCCCTGATGAGCTCCCTGGGCTGA
- the COMMD4 gene encoding COMM domain-containing protein 4 isoform X1 — protein sequence MQGLSLQSSVKLRLLCSQVLKDLLGQGIDYEKILKLTADARFESGDVKATVAVLSFILSSAAKHSVDGESLSSELQQLGLPKEHAASLCRCYEEKQSPLQEHLRACSLRVNRLAGVGWRVDYTVSSSLLHSVEEPMVHLRLEVAAAAGAPAQPVAMSLSADKFQVLLAGEPQLYLEGKGPSQCLPNCRHLPTSSPAELKQAQALMSSLG from the exons ATGCAAGGCCTTTCCCTTCAGTCCTCCGTGAAGCTGAGGCTGCTGTGTAGCCAGGTGCTGAAGGACCTTCTGGGACAGGGAATCGAT TACGAGAAGATCCTGAAGCTCACTGCTGATGCCAGGTTTG AGTCGGGCGATGTGAAGGCCACAGTGGCAGTGCTGAGTTTCATCCTCTCCAGCGCGGCCAAGCACAGTGTGGATGGCGAGTCCTTGTCCAgtgagctgcagcagctggggctgcCCAAAG AGCATGCGGCCAGCCTGTGTCGCTGTTACGAGGAGAAGCAAAGCCCCCTGCAGGAGCACCTTCGGGCCTGCAGCTTGCGAG TGAACAGGCTGGCAGGCGTGGGCTGGAGGGTGGACTACACCGTGAGCTCTAGCCTGCTGCACTCCGTGGAAGAGCCCATGGTGCACCTGCGGCTGGAGGTGGCAGCGGCTGCGGgtgccccagcccagcctgttGCCATGTCCCTCTCAGCAGACAAGTTCCAGGTCCTCCTGGCAGGTGAGCCTCAACTGTACCTGGAGGGTAAGGGCCCCTCCCAGTGCCTGCCTAACTGCCGCCACCTGCCCACCTCTTCCCCTGCAGAACTGAAGCAGGCCCAGGCCCTGATGAGCTCCCTGGGCTGA